Proteins from a genomic interval of Xiphias gladius isolate SHS-SW01 ecotype Sanya breed wild chromosome 23, ASM1685928v1, whole genome shotgun sequence:
- the LOC120785392 gene encoding caspase-3-like, giving the protein MAEVRDDGDQQSGGDTMDAIRLLDPLKIPRPAPVGTGGRKTSEEGDSVASGGSSKAAGSDPYRYKTDYPSIGTCVIINNKNFHSSTKMSARNGTDVDAAHAMKTFSGLGYNTRVANDQTVEQMKELLSSVSKQDHSASASFACVLLSHGDEGVIYGTDGFERLENLTKYFKGDNCRSLLGKPKFFIIQACRGSDLDDGTSLETDSQDEQASERIPVEADFLYAFSTAPGYYSWRNTYTGSWFMQSLCEMLQRYSGEMELMQIMTRVNRKVALHFASSSSLPGFSGKKQIPCIVSMLTKDFYFPNYLK; this is encoded by the exons ATGGCTGAGGTTCGTGACGATGGTGACCAGCAGAGCGGTGGGGACACCATGGATGCCATCAGATTGCTCGATCCACTGAAAATACCACG GCCGGCTCCAGTGGGCACAGGCGGTCGTAAGACTTCTGAGGAGGGGGACTCTGTCGCAAGCGGCGGAAGCAGTAAAGCAGCAGGCTCTGACCCCTACCGCTACAAGACAGACTACCCCAGCATTGGAACCTGTGTGATTATAAACAATAAGAACTTCCACAGTAGCACAA AGATGAGTGCTCGTAATGGGACGGATGTTGATGCCGCTCATGCTATGAAGACCTTCTCTGGCCTGGGTTATAACACTCGGGTGGCCAATGACCAGACTGTGGAGCAGATGAAAGAACTGCTGTCAAGTG TGTCCAAGCAGGACCACAGTGCTAGTGCATcgtttgcatgtgtgttgctAAGTCATGGAGATGAGGGGGTGATATATGGCACAGACGGCTTTGAAAGGCTCGAAAACCTGACAAAATACTTTAAAGGAGATAACTGCAGAAGTCTGTTGGGGAAACCAAAGTTCTTCATCATACAG GCGTGCCGTGGCTCAGACTTGGATGACGGAACCTCTCTCGAGACCGACAGCCAGGATGAGCAAGCATCGGAGAGGATTCCCGTGGAGGCAGATTTCTTATATGCTTTTTCCACTGCTCCAG GCTACTACTCATGGAGAAATACATACACCGGATCCTGGTTCATGCAGTCACTGTGTGAGATGTTGCAGCGTTATAGCGGAGAGATGGAGCTGATGCAGATCATGACCCGAGTCAACCGCAAGGTGGCGCTACACTTTGCGTCGTCCTCCAGCCTACCCGGATTTAGTGGCAAGAAGCAGATCCCCTGTATCGTCTCAATGTTGACCAAAGACTTCTATTTTCCGAACTATTTAAAATAG